The genomic interval GCCACGAGGAGAGATTCCAGCTGGGGTAGTGACCAGGTTGTGGCTGCCAGGAAGGCTGCCACAacccaaaactctctctctctctctctctctctctctctctctctctctctctctctctctctctctctctctctctctctctctctctctctctctctctctctctctctctctctctctctctctctctctctctctctctctctctctctctctctctctctctctctctctctctctctctctctctctctctctctctctctctctctctctctctctctctctctctctctctctctctctctctctctctctctctctctctcaccctgtaTACTTTAAAATAATTTAACCTTTGCAGACTCTTTCAGAGagcatgaaaggaaggaattcaAAGACAGGAATAACCATCTCGTGTGGAAATTCTAAGGGACAGGCATCAGATattaataaatatgataaacacATCGTTCACTTTGtcctttctttattacattTTCCTCTGGCACAACACAGGACGACTGCACAGCAAAGAGTCACGTTTTAGTGGCAATGATGCTGACAAGGAAAGTGACCGAGCCTCCATCAACACCATGACCTTCAAGCCACCCAAGTATGGACTGACCGAGTCCAGTAATCACGGCTCCATGTATCTCAAGATGGGAGCTGTGTGTGAGTATTCCATTGGTGCTGTTTTGTCTTCATGTGTCAGTCATGATGGTGGCCACATGTTGTGAATCAACTTGTGCAAAGGAAATGGCAAGTGAGGTGTCACagctaaataaagaaaaggattcTCCCTTACGAAACAGTGAGAAATTGATCTATTATGAATAAGGAGGTGCATGTGACTGGGATTCAAACCCAGATCTGATGAGCTGGAAGGACATGCCTTAACAGACTGGACCATGAGGTTCCTCTTGGCCTGTCCTTTTTTGGCTCAGAGCTTCATGTCCTGTCATGACATTACTTGAGATCCTTGCTTCTCCTTGTTCCTTCTGTTGATGTGGATTTCAACTGCAAGTTGTAACTTGGTAAATGCATTAATGATTTCACATCTGCCATATTTATCCTTTGTTGATTACCATGTATTTAACTATCAAGTAAATTATCAAAATTAATATTTGAACATTAATGAATCACTTGTTTGGTGCACTTGTAACATAACAGACAACTTGTGATCTCTTCAGCAAATACACAAGAACCAAAACCATTTTACAATacaactttatattttttttcttcagctttcctTGTGTCTTCTcaggtattgtgtgtgttttcatacaCAGTTTATGAGATATTATTGTAGTCCCTTCCTTTGGCAGTGTTTGGCATTGGCAGCATGATCTACAGTGGGCTGGAAGTTGGACAATACTTTGAGCTACAAGGAGGTGACAGTTGTGCTGATATCCTCTTGGTGATCTCTCCAGCAGCCAGGATGCTCTTTACCTTCATTCAAATGTATTTCATCTTCCTTAACTCAAGGGTAAGTAGCTACACAATGTGAAAAtaacagggtgtgtgtgtgtgtgtgtgtgtgtgtgtgtgcgcagcaCCGTTTCTTGGGTTCCTACTTGGCAAGGATGTTGATCTACTATGGGTACAGCCATTCATAAACAGAGTGATTTCCTGCTATCAAGATGTATAATTTATGATGTATAAGGCATTTTCAGTAGTGTCACCGACAAGTCAAACGCTTTGCTCACAAGGCATACAGAAGCATATGCTCCCTGGTTAGCGTTTGCCTTTCCAGGCCCAAAAGGCAAACAACCAGTCAGCAAGTAGTAAGCACAGCAGAATGACATTCAAGTTCCTGTAGGAATGTATTTTgaagaataaaatatagaatATAATGTATTTATGAGACCAAGAAATATtcattttcttgtcatttcACATACTGTGATCAAAGGACAAGTGTTGTCCCTTAGAAATTATGTATTGCATCAGCAGGGCCATGAATCATGATGGTTTTCCATGGTCTGGTGAGCAAGTAAGGACAGTGCATAGTGACAGTGTTTTGTCTGTAGCTGCAATCCTCTCACATGTACTTCCCATCCTCAGGTTGCCATCAGTCGTCATCGTATTATTGCCAGGTTTGGGCTGATGCACATGATAGGAACCAATCTCTGCATCTGGCTCAATGTACTCGTTCAAGAGACCAAACACGAAATCATCAATCTTTATTTCCACGGGGAACACCATGGAGGTGAGCCATAACTCTCACCTTGTACACTGGAAATAATTTAGGATAACCAGAATCAAGAAATGTCTCCTGGTGCTTTAATTTTAAGTCCTGTGTTGTTCACATTTAAAGTTTAGAGCATATTAGAAGAAACAGATAACAAATATGGAATATCTAATTCCATTCTTATTTGTATTAGAACAAatctaaaattaaataaaattaattaagttGCAAGCTCTTGAACCTGAAAACATATCAGAATATTTAAGAATTTCCCATTCTTAAAAATTAAAGCAGATAGGACATGATGCTGGAAATTCTAAATGCTGTGTATGGCAGAGGAGGGCATAGAAATGCTTCCCTTGGGAGCACTTTGGCTCTTGGGAACctgtcattttctcctctttctctaaatgaatgaatgaatatcaTGACCAAATGCACAATAGGactatgttgtgtgtgtgtgtgtgtgtgtgtgtgtgtgtgtgtgtgtgtgtgttttatttttgtagtttttaCCTATCTATTGTACAAAACCTGAGCTACACTAAATGTAgctcatattttcttatttatggtGCACATTCTTTCCTGATAATACCTGCTCATTTAGTTCACTCCAAACTTATGCATTTCTTTGGTAGagactgtttttctttgtgtatttacctagttgtgctttatgggaaaaaagCTATGTTCATGCTGTCCcaactccatatcttttaatatctaaCTTAGCctttttgcatttattatttCCTCATCCAGACTACTCCATACACCAATACTTCTacatgggaaactatactttttgacatctcttctacaagcactcttcttcagcctctttccatgtcctctagtatcACATGTATCCCAAACCATCAAGTCACTCCAGTCCAccttctccactccctcatgtgctttatataaCAGGTCTcccctttctattctttttttctgacatGGGTAGATGTAACCTTTCCAATttctcttcatatgtcccctgatatttggtaccatctttgttgctgctctctgaactctctccaacttccttatatccttttttcttGTAGGGTGACCACACTACCTctgcatattccagtctagGTCTAATCAGTGATATAATCATCTTCctgatgattgtgtgtgtgtgtgtgtgtgtgtgtgagtgagtgagtacaaACAACTCCCAGCCTCCATCACCTTTAGTCTATTCCagttatctatatttttatgAGGGAAGCTGCATTGATTTGTTATTCAATTATCTCcacttctcatctttttcttgtgtccttTCACATATCcagctttcctttttatcttttgtaatgatggcttcttcatatttattttccaagTCAATTCTTCAGCTTGTATAAAGTAGTCAGTTTCttttcatctgtgtgtgtgtgtgtgtgtgtgtgtgtgtgtgtgtgtgtgtgtatttctgtaGATATTCTTTGAGAGCTTCACCCAGCCAGTTCAGCTTACTGCACAGAGGTGAGCTGAGTTGGCGTGTCAGGTGGAGCACAATAACAATGCTAGTCTTACATTGCAGGCAATCTGTGGGCTCAGATCTTGAATGAAGGTAAGCTGTATCATATCATGAGTTATGAGGTGAAGGTGCTGCCTGTGTTTTGGGCTGAATATCAGATgctggaaatgaaaaaagaacaggaaaatatgAATGCCGTCTTTGTTCCTTTTACCAGTGGACTTTCCTTCTTATCAGATGACAAAAAACCTGACCAAATTGTTCTTCAATCCACTCTCACTAAAaaattttcctgctttttttttcaattgtctCCTTTTTGGGTTGTTGTGGTGGATAAGATTTTATGCATGAgtctgttgttttgtgtgtgtgtgtgtgtgtgtgtgtgtgtgtgtgtgtgtgtgtgtgtgtgtgtgtgtgtgtgtgattcacacCCAGCCTGCCAttcccctatggaaagagctcagagctcacagtgactgatctttgggtaggactgagaccacttacacactacacaccaggacagtgaggtcataacccctcgggttacatcccgtacctacttgctgctaggtgaacaggagctacacattaagaggctcacccatttgcctcggCGCACCCGGTATTCAAAaccaggccttcttggttgtgagctgagtgtgtgtgtgtgtgtgtgtgtgtgtgtgtgtgtgtgtgtgtgtgtgtgtgtgtgtgtgtgtgtgtgggggtacTTTGGTCCCTATGtgagtaatctctctctctttttctctctatgatgtgtgtgtgtgtaaatatacacgtgtatatatataagtatcCTCACTCCTGAACatttttaataaaataaattttttaatGTCAAAAATTTAATTACTATAAATCATgatgttaaaagaaaaattttactCATTGCTTTGCTTGGAAATAATAGTTTGTGTACTTATCTTAAAATTTAATTCAATAAAGTGCACGTGAATTTAATTCCATTAAAATATATATCATGGATTTTTAAAGAAACCTATTACTTAACATTTTTCACGAAAATATAATGCAGTGAAAGTAATATTAGATGTTGATGTTTTGTCATCAGCTGTGAAGGTTGCTGCTCTTCCTTGCATTGTACTTAACTATCATTTTAGGTACAGTGTGCCaggcagtttatttatttgtctatttattttgatttatttttcatagaTCAGTCTgcttttggaagaaaatgttggcacctataagcctcccctcttgtttccttttagtaaaggagggagaaaattggGTCTTGTGAGTCTGTGGGTGATGTGCTGAATGTTTTGTCATTTCATAGAGTTTTGTGCCAACTCCTGGTgctgtttttatggttgttttGGTCATCATGTCTTGAGGGCCTGAGTAGGATTTTTTACAGTTATTGTAAACATGTGCTTACTTGATACATAAGTTTTGATAGGCACACCTGTGGTGTAGTGATAACTGTAACCAAATACAATCCTGAATACATACAGGGTGATAATCCCTTGTCCAATCAGAAGTGTTCTAGATTTTTAAATACAGCAGTGCCTAAGTTCCATTACTTGCTGTTAGAATAGGGTGTTCACCAGAAAAGGCAGACACCAGCCAGGGATTGAATCTGGGGACCTTCCACTTGTCAGGCAGACATGCTAACTGCTACATCACTGTTGCCTGGTGACAACTCACATCTCCCCCCAGTCTGGAGTCCTGGAGTCAGTCTGGAGCCAGTCTGGAGAATGTGAACTGCTCCCTGGATCCCACTCTCTGTGCCATGTTGAGCAGGGGTTTCATTAGAAAAGGCAGACATTGCCTTTTCATTTGCTAGGCAGACAAGCTAACCATTACATCACGGTCATCTGGTGACAACCCTCACACTTGCAAAAGATTTGAGTTTCATAGTATCTGAGACTGAGACTGCTAATGGAGTGGTATAGAAGGATGGGTAAAAGGAGTAAAGTGAGCAAAAGTAAGAGTAAAGTAATGAAATGTGTGAGGATAGTAGAAGGTAGAAAGATGAATGCTAACAACTCCTGTGAGTGTTCATCTGTGTTGCATCTATGAGGCTCAGGATAAGGATGCTGCAGAGAATTATGAGCATCTTGACTGATGATCTAGATGAGCTGTTAAGGATGGGAATTCTTGGTTCACCACAGAACTAATGGATTGCAGAGATTGATGTGATGCAAAGCTCACGAGACCACTGTATTATACGGTCATTCTTTTGATAATATTACTGCAACTTTTGTGTCCTATTGATGTGAAAATCTTAATGAATTATGGATAAGGTCAGTACTTTAAAACCTTCAGATTTTGGAGGGATCTAGATTTTGGAATTCTGCTTAATGGATTCTCATCCTGTATTTACAGGCCTCACTGTGCTTTACATTTTACTGAGAAACTGTAATGAAGGACTGTGTAGTGCTACACTTGGAAGTGGTGGGGTAAGGTAGCACAGAGGGAACTGCATCACACTCACACTGGAAGTCTCATTTTGTTGTGGGGAATGACTGCATGGAAGAGGATGGATGAAGGCAGGGCAGGGATGTTAAGTCAGACTAAACCATTTCCAGCTGCCAGTTTCCTGAAGTTAAGGCTGTATACATTTGGCACAGGGAAAGTGTTAAGGTGTCTTATACATACACTTCACAGATTAAAGAAATAATCAGACTGTATGAACACATTCCTAATCCACTGTGTATATTGTTACAGTTTTGCATTAtttaaacattaatgacttacatcATGGGTACATTGTGATGTATGATGGGTATTTTAAGATGGGGCAGAATGGTTTGCTTGGAAAATGTGAGTTTGCTTTGCATGCCATAAGTAACCACATTAGTTATTTTGATATCATAAGTAAAGTAAGTTAAGTACATATGAAGACCCTGAAAATTGTCTAAGGACCTAACAGTTGTTTATGGTCTCAACATCTAAGGCACTGTGCTGTATACTCCATGTCAGGGGTTCAGTCCTTGGCATGGGTAACTCTCATGGTGAAAAATGTATCCCACCTTCATATCAGATTCTCAATGTTTTATGTGATGCTTTACAAGAGAGTGCGACTCAGGAGTGAACCAGTCCAAACAATCTAACCACACAGAATGCTGCTGTATGTGATATAAGTGACATTATCTGAATGGAACCTTGTCTTGTGGTTGAAGGGTTGACTTAACTACTAGATGCTGATGTAGAACTGGCTTGGAAACCTTAATAGATTTGTGGTTCATAATTTACAGTATGTGTCCTGCTATAAAATCAAATGACTGATGTCAACATCTGTCCTTTtatgctttgtttgtttttggtaatactaaTTTCAGTGATAAAATCAAGGTAAATTTACTAATCTCTGTAGTAATTATTAAATGCTACATTAATATATAATGGTGTAAATTTTATTTTGCCATGATAATAATTCATTAAGATTCATTAACATACTTGATCACTCCAAAAATGCTTCCTTTTTAATAGTAATTCACACTGTCTCCCCACAACAAAAACAGCCACACATGCATACTGGACAAAATTATCTAAATTTTTACATAACTTACAAGAAAACACCTTTATCTGATGACCCTGTAGGTCTATTATCCATAAATCTTGAACACACTGAATTAGCTGTAGCCTACTACACACAAGTATACAGTTGTCTCAAGTTCCTGCATCAAGCATACCTAATGCCTGAAGAAGAGTCAGCTCAGCCTTTCCATTTGAAATGCTTGCTGATGCCTGTGGCATCCCTGGCAGGGGCCCTACAAACATAATAGAAGCAGGCACTCATGAGTTGCTGCCTGATTCTTTGCAAGTTGACATCACTGACAAATGATGGATGAATGTGAAGAGATTAAACAAAAGAACCAGAACCAATTCAGATATCACAACATTGACATACATCAGGGAGGTGCCATTCACATGGTGAAACTTCCCATACCAGACTGGAATAGATCAAGCCAGCTGCCTCTGTTTTTAGGTTGGTTAAGCATGATCTCTAGCCAGGAATCTAGAACAATGACACAACAATTTCCTTACAAATGTCACACAAATAATCAAGAAGTAGAGGACATTTGTGATAATGAATTATACAATTGCCTTGACTCACCAGTGTCTATTGTTTTACACTGTGGTTCAAATAAATAATGTGTCTTATTATGATGCAAAGCATCAACTGCTGAGGTTAAGTATCATGGAactgaaagggatgaaaagcaaaaacaagagaACTTTGCCTCAAATAccagaataaacaaaacatcagtactatataaataaaggaaacaggTTTTACTGTTCACCATTTCATGCCAGATTTccaaaataaagcaaatgttTGACCCTCAAGATGCCTGTAGTCAAGTGTAGTCTGGGGTTGACAGCTCTGTTTGTGACTAGTGTGGATGggactgctgctgtggtggtgctcTTGGCTTATTCAGTGGCAGGTCAGCTGAGTGTCAGGCTTCAGTGGTTTGTAGTGTTGCTTTTTGGGTTTGTAAGGGGACAGACTGAGGAAGCATGGTACTTTTATTTATGGAAGTCATATCTTTTTAAAGTACACTTATTTTGAGTTTTAGTTATTATTCACCAAGTTAGCTAATCATACAATTTGTTTGATTTGTTTCCACAGAATGAAAATGCAAACACCTGAATCTTGCTAATATTTGGCCCTTCTAACACTTGAAGCTCCTTATTTCTATAGTGCCTTTAATTATCTCCCCCAAAAGATCACATCAGGATGGATCTTCATCTtacgtttgtttttttattagttcGTGGGACCAACCTGTCGACGGGTGCTCATGGTGACTCGGCCGTGTTGGGTGGCCATGACCATGCTGTGGAGCATGATAATGAGGATGTCCATGTCCCTCATCTGGTGGAGCGGGGCGACCATGGGACACCATCAAATGCTTCTCACCACAAGGTGAGTCTGTGATTCCAAATACAAGTGAGGGATGTATTAACACAGTAGTTCATGAGTATGTATTGTTAAGGTTGTCAAATCAGTTTATTGCTACATTCTGAGAAAATTGCAGCTATCTTCCAAGTAAAGATATTTTTAAGGTTGTGAAGTCAGTTTATTGCTACCTTTCAAGAAAGATAAATCATGCATCCATGCAAAGATAACAAAAGGAACATTACTGAATTGTAGTGTATTATTTTTGTACATCACTTTATCTCTTCAGGTTCTGATTCATTGTTGGATAAGAATTGTTTAACAGAGGACCATTGGCCAACAGTACCATACAAGTTCTTCATGTTTTGTTATCATCTTAGGGTTCTGTAGACATGCTTTTATTGAACAACCTGAAAGGGAACATTTGAGTCAATCATGCATCCTGTTAGCATAATGGTCACTGAGTAACCAGATGTCTTTGTCCTTCCATTAGGAACCTAACATCACCCATGCCCCGGCACACCACCAGAGTGACCACGGACAAGTGTTCAGCATCTACGAATGCAGCCGCTCAGAGCTCATGGGAGAACTGGTTGACAAGGCATCCCCATTCCTCTTCCCGTGCACAATCGAGTATTCTCTGCTCTGTGCTGGTTTGTGTTCTAAACTGTATTCAATACTTGTGGCAATACATTGTGAAAACTGTATCTGGAGGAATTCAGTGTACTTACTCAGACTTCATGACTTCCCTTGTGGCATCTCTTCAGGTGTGCTCTACGTTGTGTGGAACAACATAAACAAGCCAGAGGTCACCCGTGATGGAGACTCTGACATTTCGACGTACCTTGCCCGAAGGGTCCGCCACCACTATTCGGTTGACTGCGCCCATGCCAATCGTGGACTCTTCATGGGTATCCTCATCCTTGTACTGACCATcatttcccttattctcttctttgtcctcaTCAATAATGAAGCCTACAAGTCTTTAGCCATCATGGAAGCCAACATCATAGAACTCTCTGTATATGGGTGAGCAGCAAGATCCTCTTTATGGAGTGAAGGTGACATATATGGCATGATTGATGTGCCAGGGTGCATGAACatgagaaaatgtaaaaaaatataagagcaACTGGAAATTATTCAGATCTGTAAAGGTAAAGGAAGTAAAGACAAGTGTAGAAATCATTGATGTACTACTGTGGTATCAGGTGGAAAGTCCAGCTAGAGAGAAGAGATAGGACAAGTTAAGAGGATGGAGCTGGGACCTTCTGTCTCAAGTGTGACCCAACCACTAATAGAATGTAGCTCTAGAAATATCAGCAGCAAGTCTTAAtgctttgactgccacttggtacatctTTTCCTAATGATCCAGTCTATCTCaagacatctttatttgttctacagccacatccaatcttagaactgggaagaaattgcaaaatgtattctttttcaatgCCAACTTTAcatcttgtagatgcttataaagaagactgcatgcattgcttctgatgctgctaattgttttgtttcacagtgaaagggtttaaatgtagttggaaaatgtcataggaaaaaaaaattgtagttaattggatgcaaaatatcaaaataagaTTAGGtaaaatatttttaatgttgggaatagtaatccatatatatatatgggagtacattttttgtaacagtgtgaatgataagattccacttttcagtgttgccacggtgacggtggtggtgggcatgatACAGATGCGGGAGCTGGAGTTTGTGCCTGATGGAGACATCGAGCTGGACAACATTCTGTTGCTCATTGCTCAGACTGGAGTTTACATCTatacctccttcaccatcattggtgGACACTTCACCATGAGTGTTAGTGATATGTGCTctgtttgttagtttatttgtatatcagaaaaatTCAAGTCCAGTTAGTTGTCTAGACTATAAGTcttaaaatgagaaaacaaatctacataattttttaaaagcaaacagttaaggcattgtaaagtaaaagtcagaatatattttgattattatttttttgcaatcaacaactttcatgtataatgaaataaatacattcatcaaacttaatctcatatttaataacagctagaggtacaaatttgcagatgtctatggaaaatttgtatgataatcttgtggccaaaaaaaaaaggattcagtgaatgatgacttattattgtaagaaatctttcagagttgttttttgtgtactttcacattccatggagacaggtttttccttcacttttcagcaTTTAAAAATGTGATAATTTCAACAGGATGCTCGAGCTGTCATGGTGCTGCCGCTGTTGTCTGCCATCATCACCCTGACACAGACCACCCTGCAGACCATCTTCATCCTGGATGCCACACGtcgctgctgctacaactcagaGCAACTGGAGCGCAAGCCTGGAAGGGAGATGGTAACCTCtcacttaatttgttgtttatttgagggCCTAATGACAAAGACATAATGGAATgagtatttgtgaatgtttgtttatatctagatACAGCATTCACATATCTTTTAAATGCCACCTTCCAAAAGCAATGTCAGCcgaaaaaaaactgatgaatctaattacatttcaagtcaaaaaattttcctttaaccactttgctccaGATGCTTAAAAACGCACGTTGCTCATATACATGGCATCGCGTAGGCCCATGAgtggtaacttatctaatttctaataatttctaatataatttctgtgtgtgtgtgtgtgtgtgtgtgtgtgtgctgatgtgGCTGGGAAGGTTGccttatgataattattgaTAAATGAAGGTAATGGATGCGCATgtctattactacttttttaagtgtttgtgtgtgtgtgtgtgtgtgtgtgtgtgtgtgtgcgactacttttttaaatgtgtgtgtgtgtgtgtgtgtgtgtgtgtgtgtgtgtgtgtgtgtgttatgtacatacacacacacacacacacactcacagacacacacacaaaaaaaaaaaagtaatagacaCGCATCCATTACCTTCATCCATAAATAATTGTCATAAGATGACCTTCCCAGCTGcatcactaaacacacacacacacacacacacacacacacacacacacacacacacacacacacacacacagagagagagagagctaaagagctagagagagagctagagagcgagctagagagagagcgagag from Scylla paramamosain isolate STU-SP2022 chromosome 6, ASM3559412v1, whole genome shotgun sequence carries:
- the LOC135101318 gene encoding proton channel OtopLc-like isoform X5, which gives rise to MAPNTPENTSKANFAEEEEEGYPETTALLTPPTAPTVMAPDSPTWPTPLPPLLMARNPSRRDSDISDTGGDAERATTSSASGKKNIRWVGVHGGVGEDGAEPSSNAAASANTPTTPHIIVSAEEDEVADNTTPKVRLTYDNEDQCDSSASNGQVTNNGVAATGINGGPNNEEKRPKLSLTMNSLELPDARRLSFDYGYKKTRRGSINEILRRMEGSQINLQLPTHHHMRRSSSKNSLEPSVMDWRQEGNDSLIACVSALYGKLLVVMGMAFPVAEVISHNIPISFYNGFYLYLYIGSIVFLVYAYLFLLQTINIPTSQIKSKFQTLRNYVPIPDLNLAFIRRRNSSNTNEGTGRLHSKESRFSGNDADKESDRASINTMTFKPPKYGLTESSNHGSMYLKMGAVLFGIGSMIYSGLEVGQYFELQGGDSCADILLVISPAARMLFTFIQMYFIFLNSRVAISRHRIIARFGLMHMIGTNLCIWLNVLVQETKHEIINLYFHGEHHGGNLWAQILNEVRGTNLSTGAHGDSAVLGGHDHAVEHDNEDVHVPHLVERGDHGTPSNASHHKEPNITHAPAHHQSDHGQVFSIYECSRSELMGELVDKASPFLFPCTIEYSLLCAGVLYVVWNNINKPEVTRDGDSDISTYLARRVRHHYSVDCAHANRGLFMGILILVLTIISLILFFVLINNEAYKSLAIMEANIIELSVYGVATVTVVVGMIQMRELEFVPDGDIELDNILLLIAQTGVYIYTSFTIIGGHFTMSDARAVMVLPLLSAIITLTQTTLQTIFILDATRRCCYNSEQLERKPGREMVTFLLVCNLAMWAINTFETSRADAHPTQLNFYGIWAWTIISHISMPLAIFYRFHVTVCLCEIWKRSYKLKHEY
- the LOC135101318 gene encoding proton channel OtopLc-like isoform X7 → MMNRWRQKRHQQQIHVHIPNHEDPTTGTCILCAETEWVGVHGGVGEDGAEPSSNAAASANTPTTPHIIVSAEEDEVADNTTPKVRLTYDNEDQCDSSASNGQVTNNGVAATGINGGPNNEEKRPKLSLTMNSLELPDARRLSFDYGYKKTRRGSINEILRRMEGSQINLQLPTHHHMRRSSSKNSLEPSVMDWRQEGNDSLIACVSALYGKLLVVMGMAFPVAEVISHNIPISFYNGFYLYLYIGSIVFLVYAYLFLLQTINIPTSQIKSKFQTLRNYVPIPDLNLAFIRRRNSSNTNEGTGRLHSKESRFSGNDADKESDRASINTMTFKPPKYGLTESSNHGSMYLKMGAVLFGIGSMIYSGLEVGQYFELQGGDSCADILLVISPAARMLFTFIQMYFIFLNSRVAISRHRIIARFGLMHMIGTNLCIWLNVLVQETKHEIINLYFHGEHHGGNLWAQILNEVRGTNLSTGAHGDSAVLGGHDHAVEHDNEDVHVPHLVERGDHGTPSNASHHKEPNITHAPAHHQSDHGQVFSIYECSRSELMGELVDKASPFLFPCTIEYSLLCAGVLYVVWNNINKPEVTRDGDSDISTYLARRVRHHYSVDCAHANRGLFMGILILVLTIISLILFFVLINNEAYKSLAIMEANIIELSVYGVATVTVVVGMIQMRELEFVPDGDIELDNILLLIAQTGVYIYTSFTIIGGHFTMSDARAVMVLPLLSAIITLTQTTLQTIFILDATRRCCYNSEQLERKPGREMVTFLLVCNLAMWAINTFETSRADAHPTQLNFYGIWAWTIISHISMPLAIFYRFHVTVCLCEIWKRSYKLKHEY